In Papaver somniferum cultivar HN1 chromosome 1, ASM357369v1, whole genome shotgun sequence, a genomic segment contains:
- the LOC113334491 gene encoding E3 ubiquitin-protein ligase CCNB1IP1 homolog isoform X2, producing MRCNACWRELEGRAVTTTCGHLLCTDDAGKILSNDGACPICDQVLSKSLMKAVDINPNDEWTNMAMSGINPQLLMKSAYRSVMFYIGQKELEMQYKLNKIVTQCRQKCEAMQEKFTEKMEQVHTAYQKMAKRCQMMEQEIESLSKDKQELQEKFAEKSRQKRKLDEMYDQLRSEYDAIKRSAIQPANDIFSRAETDLFASPANMMDNRDPLRQARSRSVLTPETPGQREDMWPGARQKNSNSGQLDVSSGSPMKPLQVPNDIGNKRGGRSLFGTAAGNPSSTLRNLIISPMKRPQLSRTRPHMFT from the exons ATGAGGTGTAATGCTTGTTGGCGAGAATTAGAAGGTCGCGCGGTAACAACAACCTGTGGGCACCTCCTTT GTACAGATGACGCCGGCAAAATACTTAGCAATGATGGTGCATGTCCAATTTGCGACCAAGTTCTATCAAAAAG CCTTATGAAAGCCGTGGATATCAATCCGAACGATGAGTGGACAAAT ATGGCAATGTCAGGAATAAATCCTCAGCTAT TGATGAAAAGTGCATACAGAAGTGTGATGTTCTACATCGGGCAGAAAGAACTGGAGATGCAATACAAGCTGAACAAAATAGTAACACAATGCAGGCAGAAATGTGAGGCAATGCAAGAGAAGTTCACAGAAAAGATGGAACAAGTACATACTGCATACCAGAAGATGGCCAAAAGGTGCCAAATGATGGAGCAAGAGATTGAGAGTTTATCCAAAGATAAACAAGAACTCCAGGAAAAATTCGCAGAAAAGTCTAG GCAGAAGAGAAAACTGGATGAGATGTATGATCAATTAAGAAGTGAATATGATGCAATTAAACGATCTGCTATCCAGCCTGCAAACGATATCTTCTCTAGGGCTGAAACTGACTTGTTCGCAAGCCCAGCTAATATGATGGACAATAGAGACCCATTGAGACAAG CTCGTTCTCGGTCTGTTTTGACTCCTGAAACTCCAGGACAAAGAGAGGATATGTGGCCTGGAGCAAGACAGAAGAATTCCAACTCGGGCCAATTAGATGTTTCTAGTGGCTCGCCTATGAAACCACTACAAGTTCCTAATGATATTGGCAATAAAAGAGGTGGACGTTCACTTTTTGGAACTGCAGCTGGTAACCCATCTTCAACTTTGCGAAATCTCATAATTTCCCCAATGAAACGGCCTCAGCTCTCTCGCACCCGCCCTCATATGTTCACGTAA
- the LOC113334491 gene encoding E3 ubiquitin-protein ligase CCNB1IP1 homolog isoform X4 → MRCNACWRELEGRAVTTTCGHLLCTDDAGKILSNDGACPICDQVLSKSLMKAVDINPNDEWTNMAMSGINPQLLMKSAYRSVMFYIGQKELEMQYKLNKIVTQCRQKCEAMQEKFTEKMEQVHTAYQKMAKRCQMMEQEIESLSKDKQELQEKFAEKSRQKRKLDEMYDQLRSEYDAIKRSAIQPANDIFSRAETDLFASPANMMDNRDPLRQGQREDMWPGARQKNSNSGQLDVSSGSPMKPLQVPNDIGNKRGGRSLFGTAAGNPSSTLRNLIISPMKRPQLSRTRPHMFT, encoded by the exons ATGAGGTGTAATGCTTGTTGGCGAGAATTAGAAGGTCGCGCGGTAACAACAACCTGTGGGCACCTCCTTT GTACAGATGACGCCGGCAAAATACTTAGCAATGATGGTGCATGTCCAATTTGCGACCAAGTTCTATCAAAAAG CCTTATGAAAGCCGTGGATATCAATCCGAACGATGAGTGGACAAAT ATGGCAATGTCAGGAATAAATCCTCAGCTAT TGATGAAAAGTGCATACAGAAGTGTGATGTTCTACATCGGGCAGAAAGAACTGGAGATGCAATACAAGCTGAACAAAATAGTAACACAATGCAGGCAGAAATGTGAGGCAATGCAAGAGAAGTTCACAGAAAAGATGGAACAAGTACATACTGCATACCAGAAGATGGCCAAAAGGTGCCAAATGATGGAGCAAGAGATTGAGAGTTTATCCAAAGATAAACAAGAACTCCAGGAAAAATTCGCAGAAAAGTCTAG GCAGAAGAGAAAACTGGATGAGATGTATGATCAATTAAGAAGTGAATATGATGCAATTAAACGATCTGCTATCCAGCCTGCAAACGATATCTTCTCTAGGGCTGAAACTGACTTGTTCGCAAGCCCAGCTAATATGATGGACAATAGAGACCCATTGAGACAAG GACAAAGAGAGGATATGTGGCCTGGAGCAAGACAGAAGAATTCCAACTCGGGCCAATTAGATGTTTCTAGTGGCTCGCCTATGAAACCACTACAAGTTCCTAATGATATTGGCAATAAAAGAGGTGGACGTTCACTTTTTGGAACTGCAGCTGGTAACCCATCTTCAACTTTGCGAAATCTCATAATTTCCCCAATGAAACGGCCTCAGCTCTCTCGCACCCGCCCTCATATGTTCACGTAA
- the LOC113334491 gene encoding E3 ubiquitin-protein ligase CCNB1IP1 homolog isoform X3, whose translation MRCNACWRELEGRAVTTTCGHLLCTDDAGKILSNDGACPICDQVLSKSLMKAVDINPNDEWTNMAMSGINPQLLMKSAYRSVMFYIGQKELEMQYKLNKIVTQCRQKCEAMQEKFTEKMEQVHTAYQKMAKRCQMMEQEIESLSKDKQELQEKFAEKSRQKRKLDEMYDQLRSEYDAIKRSAIQPANDIFSRAETDLFASPANMMDNRDPLRQGQREDMWPGARQKNSNSGQLDVSSGSPMKPLQVPNDIGNKRGGRSLFGTAAGNPSSTLRNLIISPMKRPQLSRTRPHMFTL comes from the exons ATGAGGTGTAATGCTTGTTGGCGAGAATTAGAAGGTCGCGCGGTAACAACAACCTGTGGGCACCTCCTTT GTACAGATGACGCCGGCAAAATACTTAGCAATGATGGTGCATGTCCAATTTGCGACCAAGTTCTATCAAAAAG CCTTATGAAAGCCGTGGATATCAATCCGAACGATGAGTGGACAAAT ATGGCAATGTCAGGAATAAATCCTCAGCTAT TGATGAAAAGTGCATACAGAAGTGTGATGTTCTACATCGGGCAGAAAGAACTGGAGATGCAATACAAGCTGAACAAAATAGTAACACAATGCAGGCAGAAATGTGAGGCAATGCAAGAGAAGTTCACAGAAAAGATGGAACAAGTACATACTGCATACCAGAAGATGGCCAAAAGGTGCCAAATGATGGAGCAAGAGATTGAGAGTTTATCCAAAGATAAACAAGAACTCCAGGAAAAATTCGCAGAAAAGTCTAG GCAGAAGAGAAAACTGGATGAGATGTATGATCAATTAAGAAGTGAATATGATGCAATTAAACGATCTGCTATCCAGCCTGCAAACGATATCTTCTCTAGGGCTGAAACTGACTTGTTCGCAAGCCCAGCTAATATGATGGACAATAGAGACCCATTGAGACAAG GACAAAGAGAGGATATGTGGCCTGGAGCAAGACAGAAGAATTCCAACTCGGGCCAATTAGATGTTTCTAGTGGCTCGCCTATGAAACCACTACAAGTTCCTAATGATATTGGCAATAAAAGAGGTGGACGTTCACTTTTTGGAACTGCAGCTGGTAACCCATCTTCAACTTTGCGAAATCTCATAATTTCCCCAATGAAACGGCCTCAGCTCTCTCGCACCCGCCCTCATATGTTCAC GTTATAG
- the LOC113334491 gene encoding E3 ubiquitin-protein ligase CCNB1IP1 homolog isoform X1 yields MRCNACWRELEGRAVTTTCGHLLCTDDAGKILSNDGACPICDQVLSKSLMKAVDINPNDEWTNMAMSGINPQLLMKSAYRSVMFYIGQKELEMQYKLNKIVTQCRQKCEAMQEKFTEKMEQVHTAYQKMAKRCQMMEQEIESLSKDKQELQEKFAEKSRQKRKLDEMYDQLRSEYDAIKRSAIQPANDIFSRAETDLFASPANMMDNRDPLRQARSRSVLTPETPGQREDMWPGARQKNSNSGQLDVSSGSPMKPLQVPNDIGNKRGGRSLFGTAAGNPSSTLRNLIISPMKRPQLSRTRPHMFTL; encoded by the exons ATGAGGTGTAATGCTTGTTGGCGAGAATTAGAAGGTCGCGCGGTAACAACAACCTGTGGGCACCTCCTTT GTACAGATGACGCCGGCAAAATACTTAGCAATGATGGTGCATGTCCAATTTGCGACCAAGTTCTATCAAAAAG CCTTATGAAAGCCGTGGATATCAATCCGAACGATGAGTGGACAAAT ATGGCAATGTCAGGAATAAATCCTCAGCTAT TGATGAAAAGTGCATACAGAAGTGTGATGTTCTACATCGGGCAGAAAGAACTGGAGATGCAATACAAGCTGAACAAAATAGTAACACAATGCAGGCAGAAATGTGAGGCAATGCAAGAGAAGTTCACAGAAAAGATGGAACAAGTACATACTGCATACCAGAAGATGGCCAAAAGGTGCCAAATGATGGAGCAAGAGATTGAGAGTTTATCCAAAGATAAACAAGAACTCCAGGAAAAATTCGCAGAAAAGTCTAG GCAGAAGAGAAAACTGGATGAGATGTATGATCAATTAAGAAGTGAATATGATGCAATTAAACGATCTGCTATCCAGCCTGCAAACGATATCTTCTCTAGGGCTGAAACTGACTTGTTCGCAAGCCCAGCTAATATGATGGACAATAGAGACCCATTGAGACAAG CTCGTTCTCGGTCTGTTTTGACTCCTGAAACTCCAGGACAAAGAGAGGATATGTGGCCTGGAGCAAGACAGAAGAATTCCAACTCGGGCCAATTAGATGTTTCTAGTGGCTCGCCTATGAAACCACTACAAGTTCCTAATGATATTGGCAATAAAAGAGGTGGACGTTCACTTTTTGGAACTGCAGCTGGTAACCCATCTTCAACTTTGCGAAATCTCATAATTTCCCCAATGAAACGGCCTCAGCTCTCTCGCACCCGCCCTCATATGTTCAC GTTATAG
- the LOC113309706 gene encoding NADH kinase-like isoform X3 has protein sequence MLRKKLLVLLKPMTIYPPKLADGFSRIRNPLFLNHLDSRVKVHKEAVKFCEDILRRKSVDWVPVLRDSVSEPICDVDMVITIGGDGTVLHASHFVDDTIPLLGVNSDPTQDEEVEKFNDSFDASRSTGYLCAATVSNFEQVLDGILEGRKEPHELSRVGIRVNNHILSKCGLNDILISHPCPASVSRFSFKIMACGEPIYPMVNSRSSGLRVSSAAGSTAAMLSAGGFQMSVSSQDLQYMVREPILSRASNASLMHGFIKSGQSMHVTWYNEDGIIYIDGSHVKRSVRHGDAIEISCKAPPLKVFLRQHSLA, from the exons ATGTTGAGGAAGAAATTGctagttttgttgaaaccaatgaCTATTTACCCACCCAAGTTAGCTGATGGATTCTCTCGCATAAGAAACCCTCTG TTTCTAAACCACTTGGACAGCAGAGTAAAGGTTCATAAGGAAGCAGTAAAATTCTGTGAGGATATTTTGCGGCGAAAATCAGTTGACTGGGTACCTGTTTTGCGTGACAGTGTATCTGAACCAATCTGCGATGTAGACATGGTAATCACTATTGGTGGTGATGGTACTGTTTTGCATGCCAGTCACTTCGTGGATGATACAATTCCACTTCTGGGTGtgaattctgatcctacacaagaCGAAGAA GTAGAGAAATTCAACGACAGTTTTGATGCTTCTAGGAGTACTGGTTACCTCTGTGCTGCAACTGTCAGTAACTTTGAACAG GTGTTGGATGGTATCCTCGAGGGACGCAAAGAGCCTCATGAACTATCAAGGGTTGGTATAAGGGTGAACAATCATATACTGTCAAAATGCGGCCTAAATGACATACTAATTTCACACCCTTGTCCTGCATCAGTTTCTCGTTTCTCATTCAA AATCATGGCCTGTGGTGAACCAATCTACCCCATGGTGAATTCTCGATCAAGTGGGCTTAGAGTTTCTTCTGCTGCTGGATCAACGGCCGCCATGCTTTCGGCAGGAGGTTTTCAAATGTCTGTTTCATCTCAAGACCTTCAGTATATGGTTAGAGAACCCATTTTATCTAGAGCTTCCAACGCCAGCTTGATGCATGGGTTTATCAAGTCTGGTCAATCGATGCATGTGACATGGTATAATGAAGACGGCATTATATATATAGATGGATCCCATGTTAAACGTTCAGTGCGGCATGGAGATGCCATTGAAATCTCTTGTAAAGCTCCACCCTTAAAAGTGTTCTTGCGCCAACACTCATTAGCATAA
- the LOC113309706 gene encoding NADH kinase-like isoform X1, producing MLRKKLLVLLKPMTIYPPKLADGFSRIRNPLISLWLHLVVSIHGLISSEKRLFLNHLDSRVKVHKEAVKFCEDILRRKSVDWVPVLRDSVSEPICDVDMVITIGGDGTVLHASHFVDDTIPLLGVNSDPTQDEEVEKFNDSFDASRSTGYLCAATVSNFEQVLDGILEGRKEPHELSRVGIRVNNHILSKCGLNDILISHPCPASVSRFSFKIMACGEPIYPMVNSRSSGLRVSSAAGSTAAMLSAGGFQMSVSSQDLQYMVREPILSRASNASLMHGFIKSGQSMHVTWYNEDGIIYIDGSHVKRSVRHGDAIEISCKAPPLKVFLRQHSLA from the exons ATGTTGAGGAAGAAATTGctagttttgttgaaaccaatgaCTATTTACCCACCCAAGTTAGCTGATGGATTCTCTCGCATAAGAAACCCTCTG ATATCCCTATGGCTTCACTTGGTTGTCAGTATCCATGGATTGATATCTTCAGAGAAAAGACTG TTTCTAAACCACTTGGACAGCAGAGTAAAGGTTCATAAGGAAGCAGTAAAATTCTGTGAGGATATTTTGCGGCGAAAATCAGTTGACTGGGTACCTGTTTTGCGTGACAGTGTATCTGAACCAATCTGCGATGTAGACATGGTAATCACTATTGGTGGTGATGGTACTGTTTTGCATGCCAGTCACTTCGTGGATGATACAATTCCACTTCTGGGTGtgaattctgatcctacacaagaCGAAGAA GTAGAGAAATTCAACGACAGTTTTGATGCTTCTAGGAGTACTGGTTACCTCTGTGCTGCAACTGTCAGTAACTTTGAACAG GTGTTGGATGGTATCCTCGAGGGACGCAAAGAGCCTCATGAACTATCAAGGGTTGGTATAAGGGTGAACAATCATATACTGTCAAAATGCGGCCTAAATGACATACTAATTTCACACCCTTGTCCTGCATCAGTTTCTCGTTTCTCATTCAA AATCATGGCCTGTGGTGAACCAATCTACCCCATGGTGAATTCTCGATCAAGTGGGCTTAGAGTTTCTTCTGCTGCTGGATCAACGGCCGCCATGCTTTCGGCAGGAGGTTTTCAAATGTCTGTTTCATCTCAAGACCTTCAGTATATGGTTAGAGAACCCATTTTATCTAGAGCTTCCAACGCCAGCTTGATGCATGGGTTTATCAAGTCTGGTCAATCGATGCATGTGACATGGTATAATGAAGACGGCATTATATATATAGATGGATCCCATGTTAAACGTTCAGTGCGGCATGGAGATGCCATTGAAATCTCTTGTAAAGCTCCACCCTTAAAAGTGTTCTTGCGCCAACACTCATTAGCATAA
- the LOC113309706 gene encoding NADH kinase-like isoform X2, with protein MSQLHWRDWTFSGRNIVSTSFNFPDIPMASLGCQYPWIDIFREKTVLQFLNHLDSRVKVHKEAVKFCEDILRRKSVDWVPVLRDSVSEPICDVDMVITIGGDGTVLHASHFVDDTIPLLGVNSDPTQDEEVEKFNDSFDASRSTGYLCAATVSNFEQVLDGILEGRKEPHELSRVGIRVNNHILSKCGLNDILISHPCPASVSRFSFKIMACGEPIYPMVNSRSSGLRVSSAAGSTAAMLSAGGFQMSVSSQDLQYMVREPILSRASNASLMHGFIKSGQSMHVTWYNEDGIIYIDGSHVKRSVRHGDAIEISCKAPPLKVFLRQHSLA; from the exons ATGAGTCAGTTACACTGGCGAGATTGGACATTTTCTGGCAGGAATATTGTTTCAACAAGTTTTAACTTTCCAGATATCCCTATGGCTTCACTTGGTTGTCAGTATCCATGGATTGATATCTTCAGAGAAAAGACTG TACTGCAGTTTCTAAACCACTTGGACAGCAGAGTAAAGGTTCATAAGGAAGCAGTAAAATTCTGTGAGGATATTTTGCGGCGAAAATCAGTTGACTGGGTACCTGTTTTGCGTGACAGTGTATCTGAACCAATCTGCGATGTAGACATGGTAATCACTATTGGTGGTGATGGTACTGTTTTGCATGCCAGTCACTTCGTGGATGATACAATTCCACTTCTGGGTGtgaattctgatcctacacaagaCGAAGAA GTAGAGAAATTCAACGACAGTTTTGATGCTTCTAGGAGTACTGGTTACCTCTGTGCTGCAACTGTCAGTAACTTTGAACAG GTGTTGGATGGTATCCTCGAGGGACGCAAAGAGCCTCATGAACTATCAAGGGTTGGTATAAGGGTGAACAATCATATACTGTCAAAATGCGGCCTAAATGACATACTAATTTCACACCCTTGTCCTGCATCAGTTTCTCGTTTCTCATTCAA AATCATGGCCTGTGGTGAACCAATCTACCCCATGGTGAATTCTCGATCAAGTGGGCTTAGAGTTTCTTCTGCTGCTGGATCAACGGCCGCCATGCTTTCGGCAGGAGGTTTTCAAATGTCTGTTTCATCTCAAGACCTTCAGTATATGGTTAGAGAACCCATTTTATCTAGAGCTTCCAACGCCAGCTTGATGCATGGGTTTATCAAGTCTGGTCAATCGATGCATGTGACATGGTATAATGAAGACGGCATTATATATATAGATGGATCCCATGTTAAACGTTCAGTGCGGCATGGAGATGCCATTGAAATCTCTTGTAAAGCTCCACCCTTAAAAGTGTTCTTGCGCCAACACTCATTAGCATAA
- the LOC113355543 gene encoding glutamic acid-rich protein-like — MSDNSITIEKDLNDVMNKEDEDKEGGEQDEYGEGDDDEKENGAEGEDEDEMYAELDDGNIGNDGDDEDDEYEYGKDDNNENEHESEEGRDNKDEPKGSESDKGVQSETAKKSRVCVRETETGSRKMTPKLKQNVATVITDCHTWSFGLIQDDPPEDSSQTSLSNKNSQQRIIVEALHTQEHQSDFFSSQEN; from the exons ATGAGCGACAACAGTATTACAATTGAAAAAGATTTGAATGACGTGATGAATAAG GAAGACGAAGATAAGGAGGGTGGGGAACAAGACGAGTATGGcgaaggtgatgatgatgagaagGAGAACGGTGCTGAAggtgaggatgaagatgaaatgTATGCAGAACTGGATGACGGTAACATTGGGAATGATggcgatgatgaggatgatgaatatGAATATGGGAAGGACGACAATAATGAAAATGAACATGAAAGTGAGGAAGGAAGAGACAACAAGGATGAGCCAAAGGGTAGTGAATCTGACAAAGGAGTTCAGTCTGAAACTGCTAAAAAGTCGAG AGTTTGTGTTCGTGAAACTGAAACTGGTAGTCGCAAAATGACACCTAAACTGAAGCAAAATGTAGCAACCGTAATCACTGATTGTCATACCTGGTCATTTGGATTGATCCAAGATGATCCTCCAGAAGACTCGTCGCAAACATCATTGTCTAATAAAAATTCACAACAAAGGATCATTGTAGAAGCATTGCATACCCAAGAGCATCAAAGTGATTTTTTCAGCAGCCAAGAAAATTAA